The genomic window CTCATATTTCCTTGCTTAACTGTATGTTCTCACCACATTTTGCATTGTTAATACAGTGAGGATTCCAAAGTGAGCACAGGCCACTCAAACAGTAAAGCGTTTGCATTAACCTTTGGATTTAATGTGTCTTGTGCTATCATTTACGGTTAAATTCACATTAAAGTACAATATGTTACTCAGTAATGGAAAGAGTGCTTGTGTAAAGAATACAGTGCATTACCACAAGTGAATTTTAGAAAGTTGCTCACCAGGGTACCACTAGGTGGAGACAAATACCCATCCTGGTTTCTGCCAGTTTTGCTGTAGGTATGAACTTCACTCACATTATGTCATGTATTTGACCTTACaggtagacacacacatgcaaacatacacatacagggACATCTGTCTACTAGCAGTCAAGCAGCTTCTTCATTGGACCTGAATGAAATCTgctgtaaatattgttgataTTAACACTGAATGAAATCATGTAGTTATATATAAGAGGTTACTCTgctgtcctgagctttttgttttctttaaatcagcgttcatgtatattttgtagcaggcagcagaacaagctgtaaacacaacttgGACATGTTATCACCTTgcatttacacatccagcagacacagtgaAAAACTGGTATTCATTTTGAGTCGTGTTACTAGCCACCTgataagtccaatattcactaaATGCTCACTAGCCAGACACTAACTTTATCTGCCAGCTGAGGGTTGAAGGTTgaaggttgatgagagcagtgagagtcaaccaaaacaataaagttgcgAGtcgtaaaatgaaaacaatgagctgaaaaaaagGCTAGTCATAAAACTAttgattggtgcagctttaCTCTCATTGTCTCAGAGCTGATGAACTAACATGTTGACTATAAGACATGTATAAGCCCTGATATGTGGTGAGTGTGTATCTGTCAacttcttttaatgtttttctgccCTCTAGTGTTCAAAAGTAATTTATCTCAGCTTTAAGCCATTTAGGCCTATTAGGTCCAACTGGAGAttttgacagagagagattatgttaaataaagaaaagcaagaaaaagaaaaaagaagttaaagaaATAAAGGCACAAAGATGTTGTGAATCAACAGAGGAAAGATCAAACAGGTTCTTCATTTGTTCAACCACCCCAAATTACAACGTGCCCACAACTGTCGGCTAACTAAGCATATTGCAGGTAAAAAGTGTCCAGGGCACTATGTGGCAGTGGAAAAGATTCTCTGCAGGAATGTGGAGATAGGCCTGGGAGTTTTCATTCTTCTCCTGTAACTATTTACTTTGCAGTCCACTGCCTGTGACATCAGAACCCAGACTATATAAATGAATGGAGGTAGACAGCTTTAATAAATACATCTACACTCTCCTctagaggaggagaaaaagaagaagagaaggagactagaagaaaaaaagagcaaagaggACAGAGGTGATGAAGATGGACAGAAGAGACGTCCAGCTGGTTTGCTCCGTGCTGCTGTGTATCATCACCCAGGTGAGACAAAATGAATCTGTAAAATTATTTATGTTAATATTAAGAATAGTTATTCTGTCAGTTGCATCAGTAAGATATTATCATTGAATCTTTAAAGTGATGTGATGAACTGTGGTGAACGTGATATGTGCCTGCTTTTTGTACGTGTTTTGATGATGGCTGGGTTGGGTCCTATATGATATTAAGATTATTGGAGGCAGCAATACAAAGACTTTAATCATCACACCATGAGGGAAATCACAAGTAATAATCTATTAGAGAGGATAGGATTTCTAGCCTAGTTGTCCTAAACTATGCATATTCTTATAGATACCAAGGCATCTATGTTGATGAATCATACACATCATCAATCATGAATATGTGAATCAGTGCTAAACAGTGCTGTTAGAGATTTTCTAGTTGTGCACAAATAGGCACCAAAGTTAGCTTTACTGGGAACCATGTGAGGTTATAGCTTATGGAACCAGCTTCTTAATATGGAagacagctgcctgctgctgctgaacaggTTTTTTATTTGGGAGAAATAAATCAAGCAGCCCTGGTCAAAAGAAGCGAGCACTTTGTTTTACAATTATTGGTTCTGTGAGTTTTGGGTTGTTGGGTTTACAATAAAAAGATTAACATTCGTCAGGCAAGAGaagctgtgttttctgttaacTGAGACTGTACATTTaggataataaaaacattaaaatgatacagAGAATCATGTTGTGTGTAATTGATATTAGAAGCATAGATCTTTATGTGCCCAGTTGAGATCTCAGTGTGGAAACTGGacagtttgtcagtctggaagaagaaaaagcagattTCTACAACGTGCCATTTtaataatatagaaaatgtgtttaattttgttttccattGTCTTTTTTACTGGGgaactgtattttgtttattttattttttttagaggGAGTAAAACTTTGAGATAAGAAAAAAACCTTTATCAGGATAAAGTGTAGACTTACAGcatgtcttttctcttttctttgcgATTTGGCACCCAATGACTTTGAAATGTTGcaagtatatataatgttatagttgatgtttttcttttgcatttttgatttgTAACTTCATGCTTGACATACAGCATAACATCGTCTTGTAATCTCACACGTGTTAGgcactgttgttgctgtgcagGTAAATCCAGTCAGACAGAATAATCCCCTAAAGTACATTCCACAAAGCATATTTGTGAACGTGTCAGAGATGTGAATCATCTTTTCTCTGTAATGAGTGATGAATAAAAGCTCACTTCCCATACAAAGAACAATAGAAGTTCATCAGATCATATCCAAACCTTTGTGGTTGGAAATTTGAAATACTGGAAGTGTGATGAGGGGCAGCCCCTTGAAAACATTATGAGACCTGCCTCTCACTTATGTTATAATGTGATACTAGTAGCAgacttcttttttaaatttttctctgtttttgcatgtgtttgcttgttttgtcgtGTTGCTTGTTTGACTACAGCTCTCAAATGCTGCAGCACAGTTTATGAAAGGGAAAAACTTGAAAGTATACAGTATAGTAGACTTTGCTCTATTACTATTAACACAGTATTAGTCAAAACACTAATACATGTGAGTGAATATGACACCATTTCTGCCTtatatttggtcattttttagttattttatgattttacaaACTCTCaaattctctttcttttttggaaTCATGTGACAACAACCGACACTACTgtcaaatgtataaaaaattGTGATTGTGATCGTGAAAAAGTGGTGTACCACGTCTTCACTGCATGTGTGAAACAGCTTTACCTGTAGTCAAGACAACAGGGCCTCTTCCTGTGGGTTCCATTTGTGATGAAGAGTGCAAAGAGCAGATAGCAGGCAGTTTCAACAGTACAAAAATATCTTACCGTGGTACTTGAGGTAgagataagaaaaacaaaaacaagttgaCTTACACTGACATCTGCCATCCGGTGTAAAAAAAAGCCCTGGAACATGCAGAGCATTGGAGATGTATAGTATTTCAGTTGTTTCTTGTGTTTGCCGCAtttaaagggccagttcacCCTAATCACAATGAAACAATACTGTCACAAGTAGTTTGGCCAAGCAGACAGTCTCAGTGTTACATGCTGAGGTTTTAAGAATATCAAACTCTTAAAGCTTCCCCTGTACAATGGATGTGAGttgaaaagtgtgtgtgctgctcaaagcatttaaaaaaaaaagtcaacagcatcatgttttccagAAACAATTACATGGTTAGTCAATGTAATTCACAGACCTTGTTGTGAACAGTTTTCTTCAGTAGAGAGTAGTTCCAGTGAAGATTGTTCACACTGAGGagtgtggattatttttacataatatCTCCTAGTGCCAAATCCACTCTAATTTACAACCTTGTTATAATACCAGAGGAGATAGATAACTAGCTAATCAAACCGAAAGCACAACTATgtaacagtataaacagctgcagttattttgTAACTTTTACTTTAGGTGTGGTGTCAACTGTGCGCTGGACCATGTCAGTGTGCACACACCGTGCCACGCTGCCCTGCCGGGGTTCCTCTGACATTAGACAGCTGTGGGTGCTGCCATGTGTGTGCCAGACAAGAGGGCGATGCCTGCACCGACCGGCTGCCCTGTGACACCCAACGAGGGCTGCAGTGTGACTACAGCGCCAGCTACCCTGGAGGGCCGGGACAGTGTGTCGGTGCGAACAGAATACAATTCTGTTTTTCAAATCCAAAACAGATTAGTTTGGATTAGAGCTGCAAATACTTGGGGAGTATTTTATATCTTTAGTTTTTCAGAAAATGGGGCAAATGAAAAATTTCAGGAAAACGTCAATGCAAGGCATTTATTTAAACACTGAAATCATGTGAATACTGATACAGTTGCCACTGTTAATTTTGCACCTGCTATACTACCTTTTGTGAAGTTTTTAGGCACATCTCACACTCTTTATCCAAGTATGGAGCTTGTTCTGTTTCATCACGTGATCTAAGTATGGAAGTTTCATAGAATAAATGCTGTGGTCCAAATTCTTTCATACCACTGCCGACTAAACACTGTCTATCTTTGGCTTGTAAAGATACAGTTAACAGTTTGCAGAAATAACTGCAAACTGGCAGCAGCTAACATTGAGGTTTGTGGTAGATCTGTTTGGCAAACATCCCATTTTGAGGCTCATTGCACAGAATGATGGTTACATTGTGTGAAAGAGGATGAGTTTGTCAAGGTGTTGAGGCATACACTGGATATGAAGTGTGGAGGTTACAGGGGTGACAAAGGTGAAAGTAAAATTGAATAGCTAAATGCTATTATAATCCTAAATCTCCATGGCAACTGCGCAAAACTCATCCATTGATGAAGACCACAAAAAGAGCTTGAAAGTGAACGTTGAGTCGTTGAGTCAAATGTTAGACAATTCCAGCAAGGAGATGTATCAAATCCCATAACCATCTTTGTTGGGACTATGAAATTAAATCTCAACGTGGTaaactgattaagatttttttttttgttgctgtgctgCAGATGGAAAAAAGATTCAAATATATTCTGTCTGAAATCCTTTTACATCAATCTTCTAGATTTTTGTAGGGAGTAATTTTTCAGAAAAACATATTCTTAGCGCTGTGACTGAAATGtaatgatgaaatatgaaagCCACAACCCATTGCTCCTACTACTATTAATACTACAACCACTGCTCATCACgactactgtatatttttatgctGCAAATACTATGACGGCTGCCTCAGCTACTACCATCATGCTACTGTGCTACCAGTCCACCACTGATACAAGTAGTGATGCTGCCTACTAATATGCAACTACTACAGCTACCACTGCTATCACAATTTTATTGCTACTGCCACTACCACTGTTACTAATATTGATATTGTCATTCACCATGATGAGAATAAGAAGCATGTCTTCTCTACGTAATACcttcaggcacacacacataatcagtCCCACTGTATCCTGTTCACCATTTCAGAAGTGAACATTACTGAGCAGCAGTTTTTTTGCTAAAATCCTAGTGCTGGCTGGTAAAGACATCTCtgatttcagtgttttgataaaacagaacaatgacTACATTCACAACTTTACAGTTGATTGTTATACATTGGAATTTCTTGCTGGTGCTTCTCATTTTTCCGGGAAGTTATTTGTTCCCACATGTTTCATATGACTCACCTCATAATTGGCACAGCAGTGTTATAGTGAGCCTATGATTTTTACCCTCTTTAacactccctcctctccccctttTCCTCTCTATGCTACAATCAGATCGGAACGAGCTGGGCTGTGAGCTGAATGGCAGGCGTCTAGAGGAGGGGCAGGTATTTCAACCTTCCTGTGCCCAACTGTGCTACTGCCTGGGAGGAGGGGTGACCTGCGTGCCTCTGTGCAGTGATGACCTGCAGAGGCCTGCTGATAAGTGCCCCAACCCTCAGCTGGTCCGACTGCCGGGGCGCTGCTGCAAAGAGTGGGTGTGTGACGGCCTGGACAACAGTATTTCCTCAAATCCATCAGCAGGTAATGGGGTTGATGAACTGAAAGACCAAACAAAGATGGCTGgaaacacatttcaacacattAGTCTGTGGTTAAAGTATCTGAGTAATAACTGCAACAAGTCAGGTCAAAAGAAAGAGTAGAAGGATCAAATATTGCTACTTTGAAGGAAGCAGAGGCACTTTTGTCTACACTACGCATTTGGATGATGTTAAGCTACTCCCGGTATGGCATTAAAAGCTGCtgttaaccctcctgttgtcttcccaTCGACcatgcaacttttgtcctcccgggtcaattaTGACTCCAgaggacaaaagtccacagatgctataaattttaataaaatacttaTACATGCAAAATGTGTGGTATGGAAtcatccatgtgattttcaggcaattagatgaaagaaatccatatttgtaatataaaaacatttggaaatgggtcaaatttgacccgaggacaacaggagggttaaagtCAGGTCAGCAGTCAACAACCAGAATGGTCTAAGTCGCTTTTGGATTGTGAGGAGTAAACAGATTTCAAAGCAGAAGGGGTGTCAGGGGGATAAGACATCTGTGTTAAACATCTGTGAGTTCTATTCTTAGCAAATTGACCTCTCCCAGGCAGCCGTTTACAATATCTCAGACTGCATATGTGCTACTTGTTCTGCCTCATCAGCTCTCATCAAAGCCACCCACTTCAAACAACTCTCAGCCTTATGCATGCAga from Thunnus maccoyii chromosome 3, fThuMac1.1, whole genome shotgun sequence includes these protein-coding regions:
- the LOC121894324 gene encoding CCN family member 5-like isoform X2, with amino-acid sequence MKMDRRDVQLVCSVLLCIITQVWCQLCAGPCQCAHTVPRCPAGVPLTLDSCGCCHVCARQEGDACTDRLPCDTQRGLQCDYSASYPGGPGQCVDRNELGCELNGRRLEEGQVFQPSCAQLCYCLGGGVTCVPLCSDDLQRPADKCPNPQLVRLPGRCCKEWVCDGLDNSISSNPSAEQARQDYGGGLSVPSLGPIPNCIEWSTDWSPCSHSCGPGVSSRSSNRNWACRMQTETRLCQVRPCQTLLPGLRRLQPGSGMCESSYSSPLSIQLEHQGCWSTRAYRPKFCASTCPEGRCCSPSHTRTMWMVFRCPQGKITQQKVMMIESCSCSISNCHQYPATAARSPLPWL
- the LOC121894324 gene encoding CCN family member 5-like isoform X1, with amino-acid sequence MKMDRRDVQLVCSVLLCIITQVWCQLCAGPCQCAHTVPRCPAGVPLTLDSCGCCHVCARQEGDACTDRLPCDTQRGLQCDYSASYPGGPGQCVDRNELGCELNGRRLEEGQVFQPSCAQLCYCLGGGVTCVPLCSDDLQRPADKCPNPQLVRLPGRCCKEWVCDGLDNSISSNPSAAEQARQDYGGGLSVPSLGPIPNCIEWSTDWSPCSHSCGPGVSSRSSNRNWACRMQTETRLCQVRPCQTLLPGLRRLQPGSGMCESSYSSPLSIQLEHQGCWSTRAYRPKFCASTCPEGRCCSPSHTRTMWMVFRCPQGKITQQKVMMIESCSCSISNCHQYPATAARSPLPWL